The Primulina huaijiensis isolate GDHJ02 chromosome 17, ASM1229523v2, whole genome shotgun sequence genome window below encodes:
- the LOC140963444 gene encoding 1-aminocyclopropane-1-carboxylate synthase 7-like translates to MGIEMGLSKVAESETHGENSPYFAGWKAYDEDPYDELCNPSGVIQMGLAENQVSFDLLEQYLETHQESPTIGRSKASGFRENALFQDYHGLKSFRKAMASFMEEIRGGRAKFNPDRVVLTAGATAANELLTFILADPGDALLVPTPYYPGFDRDLRWRTGVNIVPVSCDSSNNFEITPEALESAYNEAESRNIKVKGVLITNPSNPLGATIKRRILEQILEFVTRKNIHLVSDEIYSGSAFSSDQFVSIAEVLESRSYKDSERVHIVYSLSKDLGLPGFRVGTIYSYNDKVMLTARRMSSFTLISSQTQQLLASMLSDKKFTEHYVKTNRERLKRRHGMIVSGLKNAGIECLKGNAGLFCWMNLRPFLEEDTKEQELELWDLILHEVKLNISPGSSCHCSEPGWFRVCFANMSEQTLDVALRRIQDFVQRRKGRKWNNGFCSK, encoded by the exons ATGGGAATTGAGATGGGTTTATCAAAAGTAGCAGAATCAGAAACTCATGGTGAGAATTCACCATATTTTGCTGGATGGAAAGCGTATGATGAAGACCCTTATGATGAATTATGCAATCCCTCTGGAGTTATACAAATGGGACTTGCAGAAAATCAA GTTTCATTTGATTTGTTGGAGCAATATCTGGAAACACACCAGGAGTCACCAACTATTGGTAGGAGCAAAGCTTCTGGATTCAGAGAAAATGCTCTATTTCAAGATTATCATGGACTAAAATCTTTCAGAAAG GCAATGGCAAGTTTTATGGAAGAAATAAGAGGGGGAAGAGCCAAATTCAACCCTGATAGAGTTGTTCTAACAGCTGGTGCAACTGCAGCCAATGAGTTATTGACTTTCATTTTGGCTGATCCTGGCGATGCCTTGCTTGTTCCTACTCCATACTATCCCGG GTTTGACAGAGACTTGAGGTGGAGAACTGGAGTAAACATCGTACCAGTTTCCTGCGACAGCTCAAACAATTTCGAGATCACCCCTGAGGCTTTGGAATCAGCATACAACGAAGCTGAATCCAGGAACATTAAAGTCAAAGGAGTCCTCATCACAAATCCATCGAACCCTTTAGGCGCGACTATCAAACGGCGAATTCTTGAACAAATTCTTGAGTTCGTGACCCGTAAGAACATCCATCTCGTGTCCGATGAGATCTACTCGGGATCGGCGTTCTCTTCGGATCAATTTGTCAGCATTGCTGAAGTTCTTGAATCCAGAAGCTACAAAGATTCGGAAAGGGTTCACATTGTTTACAGCCTTTCCAAAGATCTAGGGCTTCCAGGGTTCCGAGTGGGGACTATATATTCATACAATGATAAAGTGATGTTAACTGCAAGAAGGATGTCGAGTTTCACCTTGATTTCCTCACAAACTCAACAGCTTTTGGCCTCAATGCTTTCTGATAAGAAATTCACGGAACATTACGTCAAAACTAATAGAGAAAGGTTGAAAAGAAGGCACGGAATGATCGTTTCCGGGTTGAAAAACGCCGGTATCGAGTGCTTGAAAGGGAATGCCGGACTGTTCTGTTGGATGAATTTGAGGCCATTTTTGGAGGAGGATACGAAGGAACAAGAATTGGAATTGTGGGATTTAATTTTGCATGAAGTTAAACTAAACATTTCTCCGGGATCTTCTTGTCATTGCTCCGAGCCGGGGTGGTTTAGGGTTTGCTTTGCGAATATGAGTGAACAGACACTGGATGTTGCACTCAGAAGAATACAAGATTTTGTGCAAAGAAGAAAAGGGAGGAAGTGGAACAATGGATTCTGctcaaaatga